From a region of the Panicum virgatum strain AP13 chromosome 2K, P.virgatum_v5, whole genome shotgun sequence genome:
- the LOC120692513 gene encoding uncharacterized protein LOC120692513, protein MSRWMMVQLEELARLQVKAELVTLKVVDQEGRVVEHRMRATDRLQAVMDRYYAEAPEVGYGTGTFLVDGCIRLRGGKTPADLKLEDDAQIDFFPYADGGSRRESYDA, encoded by the coding sequence ATGTCGCGGTGGATGATGGTGCAGCTGGAGGAGTTGGCCAGGCTGCAGGTGAAGGCCGAGCTCGTCACGCTCAAGGTGGTGGACCAGGAAGGCCGCGTTGTCGAGCACAGGATGAGGGCGACGGACCGTCTCCAGGCTGTGATGGACAGGTACTACGCCGAGGCGCCTGAGGTCGGCTACGGCACCGGCACCTTCCTGGTAGATGGCTGCATCCGCCTGCGCGGCGGCAAGACGCCGGCGGACCTCAAGCTGGAGGACGACGCCCAGATCGACTTCTTCCCGTACGCCGACGGTGGCAGCCGGCGGGAGTCCTACGATGCCTGA
- the LOC120696205 gene encoding small ubiquitin-related modifier 2-like, which yields MSPPPPPQGVVKPEPDPLITLKVADQEGRRAFHTMRMSDRLDVTYGTGTFMFDGSIRLLGFKTAAELDLEDGDEIDFFAAMVGGGWDDGA from the coding sequence atgtcaccgccgccgccgccgcagggggtCGTCAAGCCGGAGCCGGATCCGTTGATCACTCTCAAGGTTGCGGACCAGGAGGGTCGCAGGGCCTTCCACACCATGAGGATGTCAGACAGGCTGGACGTGACCTACGGCACCGGGACCTTCATGTTCGACGGATCCATCCGGCTGCTGGGCTTCaagacggcggcggagctcgatctGGAAGATGGCGACGAGATCGATTTCTTCGCGGCCATGGTGGGGGGCGGATGGGACGACGGTGCCTGA